The proteins below come from a single Arthrobacter sp. B1I2 genomic window:
- a CDS encoding universal stress protein: MSGVVVVGVDASPSARKAAEVALGLAESLGASLHVVTAFESETSETFGVGSDKVRISNADSSEMVAEDLGKSRPGVEVTHFAARGKPADSLIKEAIRLDARLIVVGNRRMRGIGRLLGSVANSVAHNAPCDVYIANTYDD; the protein is encoded by the coding sequence ATGAGTGGAGTTGTGGTTGTAGGTGTGGATGCCAGCCCGTCGGCACGGAAGGCTGCGGAAGTAGCCCTGGGCCTGGCGGAGTCGCTGGGCGCCTCGCTTCATGTGGTGACCGCCTTTGAAAGCGAAACGTCCGAAACCTTCGGTGTGGGCTCGGACAAGGTGAGGATCTCCAACGCCGACAGTTCGGAGATGGTGGCGGAAGATCTGGGCAAGTCCCGGCCGGGAGTGGAGGTCACCCACTTCGCGGCCCGCGGCAAGCCCGCCGATTCCCTCATCAAGGAAGCTATCCGCCTGGACGCCCGGCTGATCGTGGTGGGTAACCGCAGGATGCGCGGCATCGGCCGGCTCCTGGGCAGCGTCGCCAACAGCGTGGCGCACAATGCGCCGTGCGATGTATACATCGCGAACACCTACGACGACTGA
- a CDS encoding LLM class flavin-dependent oxidoreductase: protein MTSENPRQLHLNAFLMSTGHHEASWRLPESDPQASTNVEHYKQLARAAERGKLDSIFFADSPVLFGEVGRRPAGKLEPTVLLTAIAGATERIGLIATASTTYNEPFNLARRFASVDWASGGRAGWNVVTTAGPDAARNFGVDDQPAHAVRYERAAEFIEVAQKLWDSWQDDAVLADKAEGVWGDSGKIRVIDHEGKHFKVRGPLNVPRSPQGHPLIVQAGSSEDGKDLAARYADAVFTAHQTLADAQEFYRDLKARTAAAGRDPESIKILPGIVPVIGATVEEALELERELDRLIKPEYARIQLAKTLRVDPEDLPLDRQLPADLPSEDEIEGAKSRYTLIVQLARREKLTVRQLIGRLGGGRGHRTFTGTPVQVADAIQEWFDGGAADGFNIMPPVLPSGLETFVDQVVPILQERGLFRTDYTGRTLREHYGLPRPANQYAHGAAGLAGVGH, encoded by the coding sequence ATGACGTCTGAAAATCCCCGCCAACTGCACCTGAATGCCTTCCTTATGAGCACCGGCCACCACGAAGCCTCGTGGCGGTTGCCGGAGAGCGATCCGCAGGCCAGCACCAATGTTGAGCATTACAAGCAGCTGGCCCGCGCCGCCGAGCGCGGCAAGCTGGACTCCATTTTCTTCGCCGACTCCCCCGTCCTGTTCGGCGAGGTGGGCCGCCGCCCGGCCGGCAAGCTCGAGCCCACCGTGCTTCTCACGGCGATCGCCGGCGCCACGGAACGGATCGGGCTGATCGCCACCGCGTCCACCACCTACAACGAACCGTTCAACCTGGCCCGCCGCTTCGCCTCCGTGGACTGGGCGAGCGGGGGCCGGGCGGGCTGGAACGTGGTGACCACCGCGGGCCCCGACGCGGCCCGCAACTTCGGTGTGGACGACCAGCCCGCCCACGCCGTCCGGTACGAACGTGCCGCCGAGTTCATCGAGGTGGCGCAGAAGCTGTGGGACAGCTGGCAGGACGACGCGGTGCTGGCGGACAAGGCGGAAGGTGTGTGGGGCGACTCTGGGAAAATCCGTGTGATTGACCACGAAGGCAAGCACTTCAAGGTCCGCGGCCCACTCAACGTGCCCCGTTCGCCGCAGGGGCACCCGCTGATCGTCCAGGCCGGTTCGTCCGAGGACGGCAAGGACCTGGCGGCCCGGTACGCGGACGCCGTGTTCACCGCGCACCAGACCCTCGCCGACGCGCAGGAGTTCTACCGTGACCTCAAGGCACGGACCGCGGCTGCGGGCCGGGACCCTGAGAGCATCAAGATCCTGCCTGGCATCGTTCCCGTCATCGGTGCCACGGTGGAGGAAGCCCTGGAGCTGGAGCGGGAACTGGACCGGCTGATCAAGCCCGAGTACGCCCGGATCCAGCTGGCCAAAACCCTGCGCGTGGACCCGGAGGACCTGCCACTGGACCGCCAGCTGCCGGCGGACCTGCCCAGCGAGGACGAGATCGAGGGCGCCAAGAGCCGCTACACCCTGATCGTGCAGCTGGCCCGCCGGGAGAAGCTCACCGTGCGCCAGCTGATCGGCCGCCTAGGCGGCGGCCGCGGGCACCGCACCTTCACCGGAACGCCGGTCCAGGTAGCGGACGCCATCCAGGAATGGTTCGACGGCGGCGCGGCGGACGGTTTCAACATCATGCCGCCGGTGCTCCCGTCCGGGCTGGAAACCTTTGTCGATCAGGTGGTGCCCATCCTGCAGGAGCGCGGCCTGTTCCGCACCGACTACACCGGCCGGACGCTGCGGGAGCACTACGGCCTGCCACGGCCGGCCAACCAGTACGCGCATGGCGCGGCCGGGCTCGCCGGAGTGGGCCACTGA
- a CDS encoding ABC transporter ATP-binding protein: MAAHPSGLTAVDTRPAGAPAGSAVSVRGLIRGFGPKGVLNGVDLDIAPGEFVALLGPSGCGKSTLLRALAGLDHDVQGSGVISVPDRVSVVFQDSRLLPWDTALGNVTLGVQEQDACARARKALAEVGLAGREKAWPHQLSGGEQQRVALARSLVREPQLLLADEPFGALDALTRIRMHGLLQDLVAVHRPAVLLVTHDVDEAIALSDRIVVLDQGRIATVRPVSPDIRSSADAAGHEALRRDLLTALGVEPVPNTEPAAVGH; encoded by the coding sequence ATGGCAGCGCACCCTAGCGGGCTGACCGCCGTCGACACCCGTCCGGCCGGCGCCCCTGCAGGCTCCGCGGTCTCCGTTCGCGGCCTCATCCGCGGCTTCGGCCCCAAAGGCGTCCTGAACGGCGTGGACCTGGACATCGCGCCCGGCGAATTCGTTGCGCTGCTGGGCCCCAGCGGCTGCGGCAAAAGCACCCTGCTGCGCGCCCTGGCCGGGCTGGACCACGACGTCCAGGGCAGCGGCGTAATCAGCGTCCCGGACCGCGTCTCGGTGGTCTTCCAGGACTCGCGGCTCCTGCCCTGGGACACCGCGCTGGGCAATGTCACCCTGGGCGTTCAGGAGCAAGACGCATGCGCCCGGGCCCGCAAGGCCCTGGCCGAAGTGGGCCTGGCCGGACGTGAAAAAGCATGGCCGCACCAGCTTTCCGGCGGCGAACAGCAGCGCGTGGCGCTGGCCCGTTCCCTGGTCCGCGAACCCCAGCTGCTGCTGGCCGACGAGCCCTTCGGTGCCCTGGACGCGCTGACCCGGATCAGGATGCACGGGCTGCTCCAGGACCTGGTGGCCGTGCACCGCCCCGCCGTCCTGCTGGTCACGCACGATGTGGACGAGGCCATCGCGCTGTCGGACCGGATCGTGGTCCTGGATCAAGGCCGCATCGCCACCGTCCGCCCGGTGTCGCCGGACATCCGCTCTTCCGCTGATGCCGCCGGGCATGAAGCCCTCCGCCGCGACCTGCTCACCGCGCTGGGCGTCGAGCCCGTGCCCAATACCGAACCGGCCGCCGTCGGCCACTAA
- a CDS encoding ABC transporter permease, whose translation MSAVLDRPLAAPHQDPALAVREDVRPTGRRLGPGRRRRLAWVGPSALLLLWTVSSATGLLDPRILSEPWTVVATAGELIADGRLQENLAVSAQRASLGLFFGILVGAALALLSGLSRAGEALIDGPVQIKRAIPGLALIPLLILWFGIDETMKVLTITLGVFVPVYLQTHAGLRGIDLHFVELAQTVGLTRAGFIRKVVLPGALPGFFLGLRFAVTGAWVSLVVVEQINATSGIGYMMELARTYGQTNIIVLGLAVYGILGLLSDGIVRFIERKALSWQRTLAG comes from the coding sequence ATGAGCGCGGTACTGGACCGTCCCCTGGCGGCGCCACACCAGGATCCTGCGCTTGCCGTCCGGGAGGACGTGCGGCCCACGGGCAGGAGGCTGGGGCCGGGACGACGGCGGCGGCTCGCCTGGGTGGGCCCGTCGGCTTTGCTGCTGCTGTGGACGGTCTCTTCCGCAACAGGGCTCCTGGACCCACGGATCCTGTCCGAACCCTGGACCGTGGTGGCCACCGCCGGTGAACTGATCGCCGACGGCCGGCTCCAGGAGAACCTTGCCGTTTCCGCCCAGCGCGCAAGCCTTGGGCTGTTCTTCGGCATCCTGGTGGGCGCGGCGCTGGCGCTCCTGTCCGGTCTGAGCCGGGCGGGCGAGGCCCTCATTGACGGGCCTGTGCAGATCAAGCGCGCCATCCCGGGCCTGGCCCTGATTCCGCTGCTGATCCTGTGGTTCGGCATTGACGAGACCATGAAGGTCCTCACCATCACCCTGGGCGTCTTTGTCCCGGTCTACCTGCAGACGCACGCGGGGCTGCGAGGGATCGACCTGCACTTCGTTGAACTGGCCCAGACCGTGGGCCTGACCCGGGCCGGCTTCATCCGCAAGGTGGTCCTCCCCGGCGCCCTGCCCGGCTTCTTCCTGGGACTGCGCTTCGCGGTCACCGGCGCCTGGGTGTCCCTGGTGGTGGTGGAGCAGATCAACGCCACCAGCGGCATCGGCTACATGATGGAGCTCGCCCGCACCTATGGCCAAACCAACATCATCGTCCTGGGCCTGGCCGTCTACGGCATCCTGGGCCTCCTCTCCGACGGCATTGTCCGCTTCATCGAACGAAAGGCCCTCTCATGGCAGCGCACCCTAGCGGGCTGA
- a CDS encoding ABC transporter substrate-binding protein: protein MSFPASPPHSSPGSSTFSRRRALGALLAIPAVGLLSACGGSATAGGGRISQGALEPLAASVPAGTTIKVGDPSIKVALELSGLAKDLDGFTVEFANISGGPQTTEAFRANALDVGSVADIPPIHATWTGLDVRIVAAGYRQDAVNHPIYELGVAPGAGISRLEELRGKKVAYSPGQAQGALVLRILDKAGLKQEDVKLVELPSTGDAYATALASRQVDAAPLGGVQIKRYLAKYKADGATTIRHGLRDDPSLLYSPAKVLADPAKAAALAKYVEVWGKAQRWIEDHPAEWREGYYVKDQGLSREDGQYLIDATGKRDLPTAWTEAIARHQETIDLLAREQKKPQLKAADLYDTRFEAIAGTAFASARKAGAA, encoded by the coding sequence ATGTCCTTCCCAGCATCCCCGCCCCACTCCAGCCCCGGCAGCTCGACCTTCTCCCGCCGCCGTGCCCTGGGCGCACTCCTGGCGATTCCCGCCGTCGGACTGCTGTCTGCCTGCGGTGGTAGCGCCACCGCAGGCGGCGGGCGCATCAGTCAGGGCGCCCTGGAACCACTGGCTGCGTCGGTTCCTGCCGGAACCACCATCAAGGTGGGCGATCCCAGCATCAAGGTTGCGCTGGAACTGTCCGGCCTGGCCAAGGACCTGGACGGCTTCACGGTGGAGTTCGCCAACATTTCCGGCGGCCCGCAGACCACCGAGGCTTTCCGCGCCAACGCCCTGGACGTGGGCTCTGTGGCGGACATTCCGCCCATTCACGCCACCTGGACCGGACTGGATGTCCGCATCGTCGCGGCCGGCTACCGGCAGGACGCCGTGAACCATCCCATCTACGAGCTCGGCGTCGCCCCTGGGGCGGGCATCAGCCGGCTCGAGGAGCTGCGCGGCAAGAAGGTGGCCTACAGCCCGGGCCAGGCACAGGGCGCCCTGGTCCTGCGGATCCTGGACAAGGCCGGACTCAAGCAGGAGGACGTCAAACTCGTGGAGCTGCCCAGCACCGGGGACGCCTACGCCACGGCGCTGGCCAGCAGGCAGGTGGACGCCGCTCCGCTGGGCGGCGTGCAGATCAAGCGGTACCTGGCCAAGTACAAGGCCGACGGCGCCACCACCATCCGCCACGGGCTCCGGGACGATCCCAGCCTCCTCTACTCCCCCGCCAAAGTCCTCGCCGATCCCGCGAAAGCCGCCGCCCTTGCCAAGTACGTCGAGGTCTGGGGCAAGGCCCAGCGCTGGATCGAGGACCATCCCGCCGAGTGGCGGGAGGGCTACTACGTCAAGGACCAGGGCCTGTCCCGCGAGGATGGCCAGTACCTGATCGATGCCACGGGCAAGCGCGACCTGCCCACTGCCTGGACCGAGGCGATCGCCCGGCACCAGGAAACCATCGACCTCCTGGCCCGCGAGCAGAAGAAGCCTCAGTTGAAGGCAGCGGACCTGTACGACACCCGGTTTGAGGCCATCGCAGGCACCGCTTTCGCTTCCGCCCGAAAGGCGGGCGCAGCATGA
- a CDS encoding Lrp/AsnC family transcriptional regulator, with amino-acid sequence MDDTDLDIIAALQVAPRVPANALGEILGVPTSTITRRLNRLQNERLMKVIGRFAWPLVLSGNPHQLWICCEPGRAAEVAEKLKAFPEIQFVMTTSGTGDVYADLFPLLGSDINDLISNRIPSLPGIRSIETRLVLDSRRVGQNWRFQRLTDEQKDALAAHEVPANQPALASMDELSDLEFGTMCELGRNARASAAEVARTLNVSSSSAYRAIQMLLGTGSISPRVEVEPCAVGFPLAAVVSLQVKPKSIADVLDQLSGLESARMISMVTGQAPVVFHGVFRDPRSLADFITEDIGALPGIQTMDTSVALNVRRRYWMDRDGAFIGDQVEGLLRR; translated from the coding sequence ATGGATGACACGGACCTGGACATCATTGCTGCCCTCCAGGTGGCGCCCCGTGTCCCGGCGAATGCCCTGGGCGAAATCCTGGGAGTACCCACCAGCACCATTACCCGTAGGCTCAACAGGCTTCAGAATGAGCGGCTCATGAAGGTGATCGGCAGATTTGCGTGGCCGTTGGTTCTCTCCGGAAACCCCCATCAGCTCTGGATCTGCTGTGAGCCGGGGCGCGCAGCAGAAGTGGCAGAAAAGCTCAAAGCCTTCCCCGAGATCCAGTTCGTCATGACCACTTCCGGCACCGGAGATGTCTATGCAGACCTGTTTCCCCTGCTCGGATCAGATATCAATGACCTCATCAGCAATCGGATTCCGTCATTGCCGGGCATCAGGTCGATCGAAACGCGGCTGGTCCTGGACTCCCGCCGGGTAGGCCAGAACTGGCGGTTCCAGCGATTGACGGATGAGCAGAAGGACGCGCTGGCAGCCCACGAGGTTCCCGCTAACCAGCCTGCCCTGGCATCAATGGACGAACTATCGGATCTGGAATTCGGCACGATGTGTGAGCTGGGACGCAACGCACGTGCATCTGCCGCGGAAGTGGCGCGCACCCTGAATGTCAGCAGTTCCTCCGCCTACCGGGCCATCCAGATGCTCCTGGGTACAGGGTCGATTTCGCCGCGCGTTGAGGTGGAGCCCTGCGCCGTCGGCTTTCCCCTCGCCGCCGTGGTCTCCCTGCAGGTCAAACCCAAATCAATTGCGGACGTGCTGGATCAGCTCAGCGGCCTCGAGTCTGCCCGCATGATCTCGATGGTCACCGGGCAGGCGCCGGTGGTCTTTCACGGAGTCTTCCGCGATCCCCGGAGCCTGGCGGATTTCATCACCGAAGACATCGGCGCGCTGCCCGGCATCCAGACCATGGACACAAGTGTGGCGCTGAACGTTAGGCGCCGCTACTGGATGGACCGGGACGGCGCATTCATCGGCGACCAGGTTGAAGGGCTGCTGCGGCGTTAG
- a CDS encoding polysaccharide deacetylase family protein, with amino-acid sequence MNNAPSWQWPEQEWRAHVNKVRAGQSLVHPDPALRWKGGAAAAVLLSFDSDHETPSLRDGETSPGRMAQGEYGARAGVPRILELLRRYEAPASFYIPAVCALLRPDEVPTYVEQGHEVAVHGWIHERNTLLSHEQELDLLGRATDVLERQAGTRPVGIRTPSWDFSASTLDVIRELGFLYDSSLMADDEPYELLADGTPTGIVEIPVEWIRDDAPYLMMDRFTGLRPYMPPRQLLQIWKDEFDAAYAEGGVFQLTMHPHIIGHRSRLMVLAELMDHIRSHNDVWITTHAELATHVASRLTTRTSVS; translated from the coding sequence GTGAACAACGCCCCGTCGTGGCAATGGCCCGAACAGGAGTGGCGAGCGCACGTGAACAAGGTCCGTGCCGGCCAGTCCCTTGTCCACCCGGACCCGGCCCTGCGCTGGAAGGGCGGTGCCGCAGCGGCCGTCCTGTTGTCCTTCGACTCCGACCATGAGACTCCGTCACTGCGTGACGGCGAGACCTCACCGGGGCGGATGGCGCAGGGGGAGTACGGAGCACGGGCGGGAGTACCGCGGATCCTGGAACTCCTCCGCCGCTACGAGGCTCCCGCGTCCTTCTATATCCCCGCAGTATGCGCGCTTCTCCGTCCCGATGAAGTACCCACCTATGTGGAACAGGGGCACGAAGTGGCCGTGCATGGGTGGATCCACGAACGGAACACCCTGCTGAGCCATGAGCAGGAACTGGATTTGCTTGGGCGGGCAACGGACGTGCTGGAGCGCCAGGCCGGAACCCGCCCGGTTGGCATCAGGACCCCATCCTGGGACTTCTCCGCGTCCACCCTCGATGTCATCCGTGAGCTTGGGTTCCTTTACGACTCATCGCTCATGGCGGACGACGAACCCTATGAACTGCTCGCTGACGGTACGCCTACCGGGATTGTGGAGATCCCGGTGGAATGGATCCGGGATGACGCGCCCTACCTGATGATGGACCGCTTCACCGGCCTTCGTCCCTACATGCCGCCCCGCCAGCTCCTCCAGATCTGGAAGGACGAGTTCGACGCAGCCTATGCCGAGGGCGGAGTCTTCCAGCTCACCATGCACCCGCACATCATCGGCCACCGTTCACGGCTGATGGTCCTGGCGGAGCTCATGGACCACATCCGATCCCACAACGACGTGTGGATCACCACCCACGCAGAACTGGCAACCCACGTTGCCTCCCGACTCACAACGAGGACGTCTGTCTCATGA
- a CDS encoding MFS transporter translates to MTQQLNVAGVHETKLSPQGRKAIVAGSIGNAVEWVDWAVYTTFSSIFAHHFFPKGDPIAALLATLAIFAVGFVMRPVGAALMGAYADRHGRKKGLVLTIGLMAGATALIGLAPTYEAVGLLSPVVLVVARMVQGFAAGGEFGSSSAFLVESAAPRRRAFAGSWQQVSVGAGVLLASGMGAIITSTLSKDALDNWGWRLAFIVAALLGLVGLWLRSSVEETESFVNAKNLSETAGEKRRNAVFTMFVKHPAATLRVFGVTIAGTLLYYMWVSYMPTYAAVATGIPLSQALLANFIAVGLFLVLLPFAGLLSDKIGRKPTMTAFAGGFLLFSWPAFALLNGNFWMLLLIEVIGIVLLLGYSANCAVIMAEQFPAEVRATGIGLPYALAVAIFGGTAPYITTWMNTSGFGGFVWLYCAVAAAIGVTVYMTMPETKGKVLD, encoded by the coding sequence ATGACACAACAACTGAACGTGGCCGGAGTCCACGAAACCAAACTTTCCCCTCAGGGACGCAAAGCGATCGTCGCGGGGAGCATCGGCAACGCCGTTGAATGGGTGGACTGGGCCGTCTACACCACCTTTTCGTCGATTTTTGCCCATCATTTCTTTCCCAAGGGCGATCCCATCGCTGCCCTCCTGGCGACGCTCGCCATCTTCGCAGTGGGATTCGTCATGCGGCCCGTTGGTGCGGCGCTCATGGGCGCATATGCAGACCGGCACGGACGGAAGAAAGGCCTGGTCCTGACCATTGGCCTGATGGCCGGAGCCACTGCGTTGATCGGTCTCGCGCCCACGTATGAAGCCGTGGGGCTCCTCTCGCCGGTCGTCCTCGTGGTGGCCCGCATGGTCCAGGGCTTCGCAGCGGGAGGCGAGTTCGGTTCCTCCTCGGCATTCCTGGTCGAATCCGCCGCGCCCCGCCGCCGCGCCTTCGCTGGCTCCTGGCAGCAGGTGTCAGTCGGAGCCGGAGTTCTGCTCGCCTCCGGCATGGGGGCGATCATCACCAGCACGCTGTCCAAGGACGCCTTGGACAACTGGGGATGGCGGCTGGCGTTCATCGTAGCTGCACTTTTGGGCCTGGTGGGCCTGTGGCTGCGCTCCTCTGTCGAGGAAACGGAGTCGTTCGTCAACGCGAAGAACCTCTCAGAAACGGCTGGTGAAAAGCGCCGCAACGCCGTATTCACCATGTTCGTGAAGCATCCTGCGGCCACGCTGCGGGTATTCGGCGTCACGATTGCCGGCACACTGCTCTACTACATGTGGGTCTCCTACATGCCTACCTATGCGGCCGTGGCGACCGGAATCCCCCTGAGCCAGGCCCTGCTCGCGAACTTCATCGCTGTTGGCCTGTTCCTTGTCCTCCTGCCGTTCGCCGGACTCCTCTCGGACAAGATCGGCCGCAAACCTACGATGACCGCTTTCGCAGGTGGCTTCCTGCTCTTTTCCTGGCCTGCCTTCGCCCTGCTCAACGGCAACTTCTGGATGCTGTTGCTCATTGAAGTCATCGGTATCGTCCTGCTCCTGGGCTATTCGGCAAACTGCGCCGTGATCATGGCCGAGCAGTTCCCGGCTGAAGTGCGGGCAACCGGGATCGGGCTGCCCTATGCGCTCGCCGTGGCAATATTTGGCGGAACTGCGCCGTACATCACCACCTGGATGAACACCAGCGGATTCGGCGGGTTCGTATGGCTCTACTGTGCAGTGGCGGCCGCCATCGGTGTGACGGTGTACATGACCATGCCGGAGACCAAAGGCAAGGTCCTCGATTGA